The genomic window CCGGGCGGCCCATCGCCGCCGCGGCCCGGCCTCCCGCCCCGCCCTTCCCTCCTGCCGGCGGAAGACCGCGCGGAGCTGACAGGCCGCCGCGACCGCGAATACCGCCCCGGCGACCGCCTGGTAGGCGATCATCGCGACGAGGTCCTCGACCCGCAGGCCGCCCCCCATCAGCACGGCGGAGAACGTCCGGTAAGCCATCCCGACCGGAGAGCTCTGCCGGAGGATATCGAGCACGCCGTCGAGGAGCCCATCGAGCGCGAACCAGCCCGTGGACGGGACCATGCCGACCATGGCGGGGACGAAGAGCCAGAGGAACTCGATCCCGTAGGCGGCCATGAGCGCCTCGCGCGGCCGCCGCGCGAGGGTGGAGGCCCAGATGGACATCGCGGCGAGGAGCCACGCCGTGCTCGCCGCCGCCGCGCACGCCAGGCCGATGAGCCGGGGGTCGATGCCGCCCAGCAGCACGAGCAGGCTCAGCACGGGGAACCCGACCGCCAGCAGGACCGCCGCGTGCAGCATCCGCGCCAGCAGCTTCCCCAGGACGATCTCCGGCCCGCTCAGCCGGCTCGCCAGCAGGTAGTGGAGCGTCTTCCTCTGCTTCTCCTCCGCGATCACCCCCGCGACCAGGGCCGGCGTGATCGCCAGGATGAAGGCGACCTGCGAGACGGCCACCGCGCCGAAGCTCGAGATCGCCAGCGCCTTCATCGCCGTCATCGGCGGCTCGTCGCCGCCCCAGGTGACCCACGTCTGGTAGACCGTGTAGAAGGCCCACAGCAGGATCGCCGCATACGCCGCGCGCATCACGTAGAACGACCCACGCCGCGACGTCCTGAGCAGTTCGAACGTGAACACCGGCCCGGGGATCATCGGGGCGCTCCTGGCGACGTGTCGCGATCGGACGTGCACGCCCGGCGGGGCGTCGGACAGGTGTCAGGATACGGGGGGCATCTCCGCGAGGCAAGGTCGGGCCTCATCGGCGGGAGGCGCCGGGCCGCCCTCGACTCTCGGGCGAGCCACGGCCGCCACAGTTACCCTCGCCCACCCCGACGAACGGGCGGAGGCATCCTCGACGCGAGGACGCGGCCGATGCGACGGCCGCAGGGACCTTCCCCGGCATGCGTGCCCCCGGGGCCCGGCCGCACCCCGGCGGCCGGGAGGCAAATTCCCGCCGATTGTGTGACCTTTCCGGCCGGCCTGCAAAATACAAGGTAGGGCATCGTCGCGAGATGCCGGGGTGTCGATGCATGGGTTCTCTTGCCTCGCAGCTCGAGTCCAGCGGGTGATTGCGTGAAAGATCGCCGCCCGATGGATGCGCATCACGCTCTCGAGGGACGAGGATTCCCGGGCACGAACCGCGTCGCGGCCGCGGGCACATTCGAGGCATTCGGCACGGCCAGTCACGCCGGGCCCAGCTCCAGGAGTTCATCAACATGGGGACGATCTTCCGAGTCGGGATGATGAGGTCGACCGCCCGGGTGGCCGCGGCCGGGCAGGCGGGGGCAGCCCGTCGCTCGGTCCGGGGGACGCGTCGCGGATGGTTGCTCGGCCTCGCCCTGGTCCTCACCGCACCCCTGGCGCCCGCCCAGGCCGACCCTCTCAGCTTCACGGTCGGGGTCCAGGCCGACTTCGAGTTCATGCTCCTGGGCGGCACGGTGCTGAACCCGGGGCCGGATACCCCGTTCTTGCCATTCCGGGCCATCGGCGACCTGACGTTCCAGCTCGACGCGTCCCTGAACGACCCCGCGGCGACGACCGTCCCCTTCATGAACGTGACGGGCGTGCTCCAGGGCGTCCCGCCGTCGCTGCCGCTGACGCTCCCGTTCACGCTGACCCCGAACGTCGAGTTCCTCGGCGGCGAGCTGACGAACATCCGGCGCGACGCCCTGGGCCACGTCGCCTCTGCCGACATCGCCGACCTGTCGATGCGGTGGGCGTTGACCAGCACCAACCCCGACTTCGCGGTGACGCTCTATACCCAGGTCGGCCTGCCCTTCGACGCCACGGGCGTGACGCTGCCGTTCGCCGTCGGGACCGTGCTGTCCGGCCCCGAGCCGTTCAACGGCTACCTCGACACGGGCAACCCGGCCACCGACCCGCTCGTGGCCATCGGCCGGAACCGGACGCTGACCGTCATCCCCGAGCCGTCGTCGCTCATCCTCGCCAGCCTCGGACTGGCCGGGGTCGGCGGCCTCGCATGGAGGCGCGGGGCCCGTCGCCGGACGCCGGCCTAGGCCTCTCGCCCTTGACGATCGGCCGGGCGTCCGCGTGCAAGGGTCGGGCCGATGCGCCGTGGCGCGGCCCTTGACGACACCCCCGGGGGCCGGCAGTCTGGTGGGCGAGGCCCTCGCCGGCGCGGTCCCGAGTCATGGATCGACGCCGCCCGAGGTACGCGATCGATCGCGCGGAGGATGGGACGGGGCGTGACCCGATGTCACCGAACCATCTCGCAGGGCGGATCCCGGCCGGCACCCTCGATCGGTTGCGATCGAGGGCGAGTGCCGCATTCCGCCTCCGCTTCGGCACGACCCTCGTCTTGCTCGCGATAGGTTGGCCCTTGCTCCTGCCGGGGCTGCTGTCGCTCGTCCCCGGTTACGTGGAGTTCGAATTCGAGACCCCGGCCGCGCTCATCTGGGCCTGGCTGCCCTCGGCGGTCATGCTCGTGGCCGGCCTGGTGGTATCGCTCGTCCCGGGGCTGCGTGCCCGTCGCGTCCCTCCCCCACTCGTCGGGATCGCCCTGGCCGCGATGGGCGCCGGGGGCCTGCGCGTGACGTACGAGCATGGCGTGGACCTGACGGCACGGGCGATGCTCCTGGGGCCTCACGCGGTGCCTGCCCTGCTCCGAGCCCTGGCGGCGGAGGGCACCAACTCTCGGGAGACGTCTAGTTCCCGAATTGCCCGACTCGACCTGCTCTCCCTGGGGCACCGCGGCGTACCGCGGCTGATCGGAGCCCTGACGGCACCCGACTGGTCCGTCAGGGCCGGCGCCGCCGGGGTGCTGGCGCAGTTGGGTCAGGAGGCCGCCAGTGCCGAGCCCGCGCTCATCGAAGCCTTGAAGGACCCGGACGCACGCGTCCGGTCGGCGGCGGCCGACGCGGTGCTGGGGCTGGCCCCCTCGACACGCTTCAACGTGCCGGTCCTCATCGCCATCCTGGACGGGGCCGGGTCGCTCGAGAGGAGCGATGCGGCGATCGCGCTCGCCGACCTGGGGCCGTCGGCCCCCGAGGCCGTGCCCGCCCTGTGCGGTGCCCTGAAGGATCCGCTCTGGTCGGTGCGGCTGAACGCGGCCCGGGCGCTGGGTCGAATCGGGCCTTCGGCCGTCGCGGCCCTCCCCTCGCTGGAGGAGGCGCGAGGGGACCCGAATCCGGACGTGCGGTCGAGCGCCGCCGCGGCGCTCGACCGGCTCCGGGCACGATGATCTTCGACCGGTGGATCCACGGCCGCTCGCCGGCCGGCCCGCCAACCTCATCCGCGTTGCGGCACTCCCGCCGAGGGGTCGCCGTGGTTTCCGACGATCAATCCTCCTCACCTTCTCCTTCGCCCGTCCCCGCCTGGCCGGCTATGCGGGCCAGGTCGCCCATCACCTCGGAGTAGACGACCGGCGGCACGTCGCCCAAAGGGAGGAGGCGGGGGTCGGACTCGTCCTCCGGGAGCGGGTTGTAGTCGAAGCCGTTCCACGCGCCGGAGCGGAAGAAGGCGGCGTCCTTCAGGGTCGTCTCCTGGTCCTCGAACGGCTGGACGCTCATGTCCTCCAGCGCGAGGACGGCCTCGACGCCGGCGGGCGACTTGCGGACGTAGGCGTGGACGCTGCCGTTGTCGAGCACCGGGCCGCGAGTCCAGCCGAGGCGCTCGGCGCGGCCCTTGAAGGAAAGGGCGTGGACCGTCTTGCCGCGGAAGTCGACCAGGAACCGGGCCCCGCGACGGGACTCCGGCACGCGGATGACCGGCCGCTCGAGCTGCGGGAACGGCGGCGTGATCTCGTGGTCGGCGAGGTGCGTCCGCCAGGCGTCCCGCGCCGGGGCGTCGAGCTCCAGCGGATGGACGAGGCCGACGGAGCCGGAGTCGGGCAGCTCATACCCCTCGTCCGAGGGTCGGGTCAGCGTGCGGTCCTCCATCGCCCGGAAGGTGTCGCCGAGCGTGCCGGAATCGTCGTAATGCCCCCAGATCAGGCGGACGGCGAACGGGAAGAGCACCGGGTGATCCAGGAAGAGCCCACGCCAGCGGGCGACCGGCCAGCGACGCTGGCGGACGAGCTGCTCCTCCAGGCGGGCGGCCTGCGCCTTCGCGGCGTCGCGGAGTCCGGCGGCCACGTCCTTGAGCTCGGCCTTGGCCTCCTTCGGCGTCGAGGCCGGGAGCGACTTCACCGGCTTGCCCGTCGCGAGGTCGCGGTAATGCAGCTTGAAGTCGAGGCCGACCGCGACCTCGATCCGCTTGCCGCCGGCCTCGACCACCCGCGGCCGGCCCGGCTCGAAGCCGAGCGCGGGGACGACGCGGTCGCCGAGCTCGTCGAGCGTGATGCCGAGCCGCTCCGCCGCGCCCCGGATCGCCTCCCCGGCGGCCTGGGCGACGTTCTTCGGCTTGACCCGGTAGCGCCTGGAGACGTCGTCGAGGGCGCTCAGG from Aquisphaera giovannonii includes these protein-coding regions:
- a CDS encoding PEP-CTERM sorting domain-containing protein — protein: MGTIFRVGMMRSTARVAAAGQAGAARRSVRGTRRGWLLGLALVLTAPLAPAQADPLSFTVGVQADFEFMLLGGTVLNPGPDTPFLPFRAIGDLTFQLDASLNDPAATTVPFMNVTGVLQGVPPSLPLTLPFTLTPNVEFLGGELTNIRRDALGHVASADIADLSMRWALTSTNPDFAVTLYTQVGLPFDATGVTLPFAVGTVLSGPEPFNGYLDTGNPATDPLVAIGRNRTLTVIPEPSSLILASLGLAGVGGLAWRRGARRRTPA
- a CDS encoding HEAT repeat domain-containing protein, whose amino-acid sequence is MSPNHLAGRIPAGTLDRLRSRASAAFRLRFGTTLVLLAIGWPLLLPGLLSLVPGYVEFEFETPAALIWAWLPSAVMLVAGLVVSLVPGLRARRVPPPLVGIALAAMGAGGLRVTYEHGVDLTARAMLLGPHAVPALLRALAAEGTNSRETSSSRIARLDLLSLGHRGVPRLIGALTAPDWSVRAGAAGVLAQLGQEAASAEPALIEALKDPDARVRSAAADAVLGLAPSTRFNVPVLIAILDGAGSLERSDAAIALADLGPSAPEAVPALCGALKDPLWSVRLNAARALGRIGPSAVAALPSLEEARGDPNPDVRSSAAAALDRLRAR